tataatattagcagggaTATTCTACAacatcttattatttttatttcaaaattgatgCCAGTTATTGTGTACCAATGTGCAATTGAAAATAAGATACTTAACAAAGTATATCTGTAAGATTAGACCTTGCTCATAACTGAATATTCTGCATGTGGTTGGGGGGGAGGGGAGGGGAGGCTGCCTTGCCCATCACTGGAGCAGAATAGACTATGAAAATATTGCTCTTAAATGCTGATGTCAGGCAGCAAAATACTAAtctttttacaaaatcaaaagtttctaaaaaaatattaaactttttgcagaatacaTCTATAGATTTGAAAATATTCTGTGccaaatcaaaatcatttttcaaacttggctgcaagactgCACTTTTttaacgtcaggaatttacaaaagacagcccccaaaacgcccacccttcaccacttcctttgtaggtatttttgctgggaagaagtggcgcaataaACTtgccagcaacacatgtctgtctgaaGAAAGAcacttaaacattgtttgatatataCATTTGTAGACAATGTGATTTGTATATTACAGTATATAACATGTACATTTCATAACACACCTCTAGATATTAATCTTCCTTTTATCATCCACAGTCGCTACCAGCGTGGGAGGCGTGGCCCACGAGCGTGTAGTAACTCCCCCCGACTGGGTCATTGACTACTGGCACCCCCTCGAAAAGGCTCACTACCCCGAATACTTCAAGCGCCGAGAGGAACGCAAGAAAGAGTTCATTGCCATGTGGGAGAAGGAATACGGCCCCGCCGACAAGAAGGATGAGAAGCACTGATGCGATGTTGTATAGTTGTGTAATATAGtgaattttcgtttatttataagtgtcgttttattgcttttttcacaaaatccaaagaaatagtttatttctGGCAGTTTCTCGGGCAGTCCCAAGGAAACTTCTTACTGTACACAGATAAAACAACCCATGTTCAGGGCAGATAGTAGTTTAACTTTCTGAACAGTGAAATTATTACATATTCAAATTGGGTCAGTAGTAACAGAgcctattcgattcaaacaaactaataagcaaatctttcctctttatatattagtaccaacggatagataaataaaaccaatctATAATCCttgtgttttattgttaaaacaatgtTGACAATTTTGTTACAGAAATATATCTAatctatgataataatattttcaaatcttCGTCAAAAGACTAGGAGTTGAGAGTCAATTCATGAAATTACAGGTACCAGTGAAACTGGATGAAAAGTGAATGGGTGACATAGAAATAAAGGCCTAACTCCTTCTATATTAgtctttttgaaaaataaatgcagGGCTCAGTGGAGATGCGTAATTCTAAATGAATATCTAAATCTAACGTAAACTATGAAAATGGGAAACGGGTCTTCCCTAATAGCAGAaggttttgatttttttttatgttcaactttatttattccATTTCCATACAAGAGTTCCCGAGATTCGCACGTGAACACCTGGAGCTTTTATAAATTCCCATTTTCAACCCATTCGTTGATTGTATACACTTATATACACAAATGTGTGCATGTtaccttatttaaaaaaataattacattccagtaaaataaacttttcacaCACAATACCTAGTTTCAAGTGACAAGTGTTATATTATTGCATATTTACTATACATAGTTGGTAATACAAAGGTATACTGAAAATGCTAtctttagataaaattatatattgttaatagatttattattacaaagtaATCTGTGTGCTTCATTTCGGAGCCATGtgttaataattcatttaaatatagcCTTATGCatcagtaacaaaaaataatgtaattaattaaacaataattcgATTTTGAATAACATAGAAACCTTTGAGCAGATTTAAAACATAGCATTTTCTTAGTTCCATACATATCTTTTTTGTGTATTCAGACAGACAGTAGGTACCAAGTCGATATGATTcttgttcaataaaaaaaacttcatctaTATTGCACTAAatataatgaaagaaaaatttcATCTATATTGCACTAAatataatgaaagaaaaatttcTTTAAGCGGTACATGAAGTCCATATATTACATAGGTAAGTGATAGGGAATAAAATAACAGTCTCGGGTCTGTCTGTATccacattttaaatatatttcttattaaaatatgaacatGAAGAATCATCATTGAGTCTTTACATACTTATACAAACACATTTCAATGAGCACAAACCCTATTCCACAAAATGAACTCCACtataaagttaatataaaaCACCACCAAATAAAGCTTTCAGAAAACAATATGTTTTCCAAACatcgatatttttaactttatagtaAACATTCGTATCTCTAACTTTCAAGTTGTGATCATGAACattacttaacaaaataaaaacaaagaaaaacgcaacgtattaataattaatttatattatacaagCGGTTAAAAATGACAGTAGTGACTCCATAATCACATCTTGAAACCGGGACACTTGGTATTCTCTAAGAAAATGTCTCTCACTATATGACTTAGACGTTGTTCAATCAGTTCCCGCCGAGGGCTTGGCCTCTGCCCCAGTTGTGTCCGCCGAACACAGTCCCGCCCGGCCTCGCGGGCACCCTAGCCTGGGGCGCGGTGCCGAAACCACCCACGTACCTTGTGTCGGGGAATATCTGTTTTCTGTAGAAAGAATGACtagttaattttcttatttatttggtacacacattaaaactcaataaaataatcataaaacttGATACTAAATCTAAAATCTTCGAAATATATAAACAGAATTCAGAGTGACAGACAAAAGGTCTTTCACTATTTCTAATGTCTGGCAACCGGTCTTAATAAGAGGTATtaagttgcccaggtaactaaGTTGAGGATTTAAGACAGGAAGTaactccatgtggcacactcgTACCCAGATGCTTTCGGTGAGActagaagccaaccccaactgccggggctgcgggttgttcgagataccgcggccctggcacatgaaAGGCcaacgacggaacacgacggtttttagtcagtaagagtctgacactccctcctgctaatccacagcgggagggatcatttgatgatttttgacgtcgttaaaaaaaaagccaaccccaacataggcTAGGCAAATGGTGATGGCCTATCTTTCCAGTAATAAAGGCAAGTAATACTTACAAGAAAGCAGGAGGTGTAAGGAGGGCTGGGCCACCAAACTCTTGCGGGTATTTGAAGAGCAGGAAGAATGACAGGTGACCGATCAGGATACCCAGCAGTTCCATGACACCACTGTAACAATACAAAGACTTAGAATACAGTTTCAATGCCTCGTGATAAATAAAACACCATAAAAAAAGTGGTGTTATAAGTTTAGCAGATAGACATGTTGGTCAAGCCTTTTGAAAGTGTGACCTTTGTTATGATGATACATCATATTTATTACTGTTAATAAGTTTGTCaagaaaactaaaactaaatttattcattttattattttatttctatcggTGATACTGTTACAATCAGTCATTGTGAGCGACAATATCGCCCACGATATAGTTCACGATAACCTCGATAGTGTTAACTCATCTCTACTAATATGTAAATCCGATAGTTATTTAGTCCTTAGGTACCAATTTGGTATCGAAACTGCAATCAATATACAAAGCATACCCATTTTACTGACTTTGAAAAAAGGGGtttcagtttgacctgtacGTATGCGCACGATTATCTCACCTTTTGCAGAACCGATTTCGATACGGTTTCTAGTATAGAATTTGTCAAAATTAAGAGAAGGTTTAagctaaattataaaaaaaaaactgtttatttttgtaaataagtattttttttgctttaataAGCAGTATTCTATCACCACCAGCTACAGAGGTTAAACTATAAAGTTTACACTCACCCGCCGCTAATGATAAGGTTGAAAGCAAGAAGTACCCATGGCAGGTACATAGCCTTGAACCGAGTTCCGAACCAGAATGATACGATGACATCCTTGTTCAGCTGGCACCAGACATACAGCACTGACAGAACCATGGGGTCCATAAGAATCTGAAAATAAAGGAAAGGAAGGTAATTAAAGCTTTTTTTGTAGTTGGTATGGGTGTCCAGTCTTTGGtcttctaataaatatttgatgttcTATTCACATTGTATTATCTGATAGATAGCgtcaattatttacaaaaaaatgtggAATCATCGGTTTGATTCTGGACTATTTTAGCTACAGTGATATAGATCTGAGAGCTgggttatttaatattaaagaattttcaaatcctGTTCAAATGCCTAATAGCTACTGCACTGAATTGTATGATCTCATCTCAAGATCAGGGCTTTCTAACAAACAATATCTCTAGCTTTATCACATTAGTATAGCTTTCCAAGATGAACCATAATTTTTTAGctttattagaatattatgaTACTCACAGGCAAGCCAACAAGCAGTCCAACAAACACACAGCAAGCCCAGTTAAACAGCAGCATATAGAAGTAGTCCGCAGGTTTTCCGGCAAACATTCCCATCTCAAGTCTCTGCGAGTAGTTGTACAAGAAGTAGCAGTTGATCAGGAAGTGGAAACCAGAGCCTGGACTGATCGGGTAGAAGAATAATGCTGTCAGCGGCCGCCATATCTGTGGAAAGAAAAAAGTTCCATAATTGAAATCTTATTGaagtttcagttttatttaacttattccTTTGGGCTTTATGGATTCAATTAAAAGTTATGAATTCaagatagtaaataaataagagaaaactttaaaataaacctaagaaagtaataaaaactatgacaGACAGTATGGTTGAAAGACTTTAGCCTAGCTTAcaggcaaataaaaaaatataggttaaTAAGAATGTTATAACTTCAAATAAGGTGAAATCTAAAGATATAAAACTCAAAGTTGCTTGTTATCAGTACATTCAAAAGCAAGTGAGGCAAATTTTATTGTCagaattacaatgtttttgtgGCATTCCATTGCATTTATTCTGTTAGTATACTGTTTGAACATTAACTACTACTTTTTAGGACTGTTGAAGATGGTTACAGTATTTATGCTTTTATTGACTAGATGACTGGTGTAACTTTtaacttcttttattttgatgaagtcATATCACAATGTAATTGCTGTTTTTATGGTGTAATATACAAACACCATAAAGATAttgttaggtatataaattGGATAGATTAAGCtaattatttcaacattttCCTTACCTGGAAGTTATTGACTATGGCATAGAAGTCGAGTACCAAGTGGTAATAGTTTAGCAGTCCAAAGCGGCCCAATAAACTAAGTCCTATTGTCAAAGTCAGCCAGTAACGAGTGAAGAACGGTACACTCTGGTACCAGTCCCGAAATTCAGACATTTTAGTATGTAAACACAAACAATTGGGTCACAAACGAAAAAGGTTACAAACAGTTTCCACAACACTCTAGACCACAACACTCAGCGATCTTTTGACCATAAATAGATACTAATGATGaaattattaacattaaattGTAGGTACACGTGTACTTAGAGAATTTGTCGAGAATATTCAACCAACAAGACAAGAGGatgattttgttgtttttgacaATTCGCTTCGGTGTTGCTACGTTGCGGTTgcatttaatattgaatttaataccTGGCTTGTTTGTTGTTATATCATTTCGAATGTTATACTCAAGATAGTGTCAAGaaacaattaattgtttta
The DNA window shown above is from Helicoverpa armigera isolate CAAS_96S chromosome 25, ASM3070526v1, whole genome shotgun sequence and carries:
- the Der-1 gene encoding derlin-1 codes for the protein MSEFRDWYQSVPFFTRYWLTLTIGLSLLGRFGLLNYYHLVLDFYAIVNNFQIWRPLTALFFYPISPGSGFHFLINCYFLYNYSQRLEMGMFAGKPADYFYMLLFNWACCVFVGLLVGLPILMDPMVLSVLYVWCQLNKDVIVSFWFGTRFKAMYLPWVLLAFNLIISGGGVMELLGILIGHLSFFLLFKYPQEFGGPALLTPPAFLKQIFPDTRYVGGFGTAPQARVPARPGGTVFGGHNWGRGQALGGN